The following coding sequences lie in one Yamadazyma tenuis chromosome 3, complete sequence genomic window:
- a CDS encoding uncharacterized protein (MEROPS:MER0209971; COG:S; EggNog:ENOG503Q3NW) produces MSQLYTQEKKTISAHTPRLPGTTLLAEDQRRLKLVYHKFTTTTPRFTTDQVRINVLFTHGTGMNKSVWNYHIRRLYEESTAASTWYLGSVIAFDNIAHGDSAMLNNDILGWTNGWTDGGKDIIKIVQHEIDTTGDFVNGKYSKNIAVGHSLGGHQTLMAGYLEPHLFDVVIPIEAPYYYDLSQRDRYIGVFKKVSRLIQDEFDTLEDFYTYYRKYSFYQTMQPEVLSEMLEDEYYTVYDPATNTTKYRSKASKQRQASCYFSSMYNLKKSYTMVPLLECKCVFVEGEKATWNPPQATKYFQDTADPNALLKVHTVPGGTHMCFGEKPDELVAMLKQLFEDRSKFALDAVKFYPESIYHNDKKKILDHQFGLVMAGRDYEAINFYDKPDYPKL; encoded by the coding sequence ATGTCTCAATTGTACACCCAGGAAAAGAAGACCATCAGTGCACACACCCCACGACTCCCTGGTACCACTCTATTGGCCGAGGACCAGCGTCGGTTGAAGCTCGTCTACCATAaattcaccaccaccactccTCGGTTCACCACCGACCAAGTACGAATTAACGTCCTCTTCACCCATGGTACCGGCATGAACAAGCTGGTATGGAACTACCACATCCGCAGGCTCTACGAGGAGTCTACCGCTGCCTCCACCTGGTACTTGGGGTCGGTTATTGCCTTTGACAACATTGCCCATGGTGACTCGGCcatgttgaacaacgaCATTTTAGGCTGGACTAACGGTTGGACTGACGGGGGTAAAGACATCATTAAAATCGTCCAACACGAGATTGACACCACTGGCGACTTTGTCAACGGCAAGTACTCCAAGAATATCGCCGTGGGCCACTCTTTAGGAGGTCATCAGACGCTCATGGCCGGGTACTTGGAACCGCACTTGTTTGACGTGGTGATTCCCATTGAAGCTCCTTATTACTACGACCTCAGCCAACGAGACCGGTATATCGGCgtgttcaagaaggtgTCCCGGCTTATCCAAGACGAGTTCGATACCCTCGAGGACTTTTACACCTACTATCGCAAGTATTCGTTTTACCAAACAATGCAGCCGGAGGTGTTGAGTGAGATGCTTGAAGACGAGTACTATACAGTGTATGATCCggccaccaacaccaccaagtaccGCAGCAAGGCCAGCAAGCAGCGGCAGGCGTCGTGCTACTTCTCGTCCATgtacaacttgaaaaaatccTATACAATGGTTCCGTTACTCGAGTGTAAAtgtgtgtttgtggagggAGAAAAAGCCACTTGGAATCCACCTCAGGCCACCAAATACTTCCAGGACACCGCCGACCCCAATGCTTTGCTCAAGGTGCACACGGTTCCGGGAGGAACGCACATGTGTTTTGGCGAGAAGCCGGACGAGCTCGTGGCGATGCTTAAACAGTTATTTGAAGATAGGTCCAAGTTTGCCCTAGACGCCGTTAAGTTTTATCCGGAGTCGATATACCACAAcgacaagaagaaaattttGGACCACCAGTTtgggttg
- a CDS encoding uncharacterized protein (COG:S; EggNog:ENOG503NWUE): MNRVFARTTVVAARVVRPFAWYVPLPRYTRPFTHSAVLRINPLLPFDVVEELMDDGLEEKNDELKKDKKKLQKKLKQVKNKQDKGDKNTQEHVSKEKYQTENDSIPLVKAVSQEVKGLALQTKEPTSRETGEGNAGETVGHSGETGEGNGGGNKPPREPEEEEPEEEPEEEPEYEPEPEPTRLQRTMNRMGTFLIKCLEAIGVTFSSIFILGVAGFLYHRFYNIHVLDKMDMAFDKGDPTLQLSMHKRNSTLIDDQDGEDRESDDYWVERPQQKLLNDIISGRIVGRYFLLVGEKGTGKTSLLLESMEEVNGYNVAIFDAHADPEIFRIRLGRALNYTFNEDYIGSLFSIKGPRDTTALLDIERGFNKLEQLALRRVTTNHNRPLILIINNTHLIKEDEEGGKLLELLQQKAEALSGSGLVTIIFNSDDYWVYEKLKKLGTRLELINVRDFNRMETVKALKFIRQKHFPTHRFPDQQLTDDACHKVYDLIGGRPQHISQVARHQNIFSACHEIIDREKTWFLNQCGILGMAMDDDVMEHGKFSTAAMLLMREFVEMDRKRKNTLILQNSPEQKDQYKSHVLPELPLWRARQIMTRPDYIQEYDNLNIFTIDSESRVRADSIPMMRGFHEIASQPNFDELLDETIERVADIESLGRTREIVIKDLGLGSKYRVVAHNDTKSYEVSLDKSGRQKLKDGDEQDEDDQTSDYFLEDLQTKESRRWWKKRMPSTKRATASDGTEYDIDLNRSPTP, encoded by the coding sequence ATGAACAGAGTTTTCGCCAGAACCACCGTGGTGGCGGCCCGTGTCGTACGACCCTTCGCGTGGTATGTGCCACTACCTCGATACACTCGGCCTTTTACCCACTCGGCAGTGTTGAGGATTAACCCATTGCTTCCATTTGATGTGGTGGAGGAGCTAATGGACGACGGATTGGAGGAAAAGAACGACGAGCTcaagaaagacaagaagaagttgcagaagaagctcaagCAGGTGAAGAATAAACAGGACAAGGGCGACAAAAATACACAGGAACATGTCAGCAAGGAAAAGTACCAGACAGAAAATGATAGTATTCCGTTGGTCAAAGCCGTGTCACAGGAAGTAAAGGGGTTGGCTCTACAGACCAAGGAGCCCACAAGCAGGGAAACTGGTGAGGGTAATGCTGGTGAAACTGTCGGACATTCTGGTGAAACCGGTGAGGGTAATGGAGGAGGCAACAAACCCCCCAGAGagccagaagaagaagaacccgaagaagaacccgAAGAAGAGCCCGAATACGAACCAGAGCCAGAACCCACCCGGCTCCAGCGAACCATGAACCGCATGGGCACTTTTCTTATCAAGTGTTTGGAAGCTATCGGAGTGACTTTCAGCTCGATTTTCATCTTGGGTGTGGCAGGGTTTCTCTACCACCGGTTCTACAACATCCACGTGTTGGATAAAATGGACATGGCGTTCGATAAAGGCGACCCCACCCTCCAGTTGTCGATGCACAAACGAAACAGCACTCTCATCGACGACCAGGACGGCGAAGACCGCGAATCGGACGACTACTGGGTGGAAAGACCGCAGcaaaagctcttgaacGACATCATTTCCGGGAGGATCGTGGGACGGTATTTCTTGTTGGTAGGGGAGAAGGGCACCGGTAAGACATCGTTATTACTCGAAAGTATGGAGGAAGTCAACGGGTATAACGTGGCGATTTTCGATGCCCATGCCGACCCCGAAATCTTCAGAATCAGGTTGGGGCGTGCCTTGAACTACACCTTCAATGAGGACTACATTGGGTCACTTTTCAGTATCAAAGGACCCCGAGACACCACGGCCTTGTTGGATATCGAACGAGGATTCAACAAGCTCGAACAATTGGCTCTTCGTCGagtcaccaccaaccacaaCCGGCCTCTcatcttgatcatcaataacacacacttgatcaaagaagacgaagaaggTGGGAAACTCCTTGAGTTGTTGCAGCAGAAGGCAGAGGCATTGAGTGGGTCTGGACTAGTgaccatcatcttcaattcgGACGACTACTGGGTGTacgaaaagttgaagaagctcgGGACTCGGTTGGAGCTCATCAACGTCCGCGACTTCAACCGGATGGAAACCGTCAAGGCCTTGAAGTTCATTCGGCAGAAGCACTTCCCTACGCACCGGTTCCCAGACCAGCAGTTGACGGACGACGCGTGCCACAAAGTGTACGATTTAATTGGTGGCCGGCCTCAGCACATCCTGCAAGTGGCTCGGCACCAGAACATCTTCAGTGCGTGCCACGAGATCATCGACCGGGAGAAGACGTGGTTCTTGAACCAGTGTGGGATCCTTGGGATGGCCATGGACGACGACGTGATGGAACACGGTAAGTTCAGCACTGCGGCCATGCTCTTGATGCGggagtttgtggagatgGACCGCAAACGcaaaaacaccttgatCCTTCAGAACTCGCCCGAGCAGAAGGACCAGTACAAGAGTCACGTGTTACCCGAGCTCCCATTGTGGAGAGCACGTCAGATCATGACCCGACCCGACTACATCCAAGAATACGACAATTTGaacatcttcaccatcGACTCCGAGTCCCGCGTGCGAGCCGACTCGATCCCCATGATGCGGGGGTTCCACGAGATTGCGTCGCAGCCCAACTTTGATGAGCTTCTTGACGAGACCATCGAAAGAGTCGCAGACATCGAGTCTTTGGGCCGTACGCGAGAAATCGTCATTAAGGATTTGGGACTTGGTAGCAAGTACCGGGTAGTGGCCCACAACGACACCAAGAGCTACGAGGTGCTGTTGGACAAGTCAGGGCGTCAGAAGCTTAAAGACGGCGACGAACAAGACGAGGACGACCAGACCTCGGActattttcttgaagatctccAGACCAAGGAGTCGAGacggtggtggaaaaaACGCATGCCATCGACCAAGCGAGCCACTGCTTCCGATGGCACCGAGTACGACATCGACCTCAATCGAAGCCCCACCCCATAA
- the HUL5 gene encoding ubiquitin-protein ligase (E3) (COG:O; EggNog:ENOG503NTYZ), protein MVNFTGQSRKRVVNLGDNRMTHMGGNRTYLEKTKLQRQQREEQRLREKAAVTLKQYVLRYLSHRKAAEAYYEKWLTTSIGSQSQFDDWIIGLNYFCVWKFPFDSNESIITPLLETVYKRVDEWKLCRVTSQSSVEGLLQLIEVLRTSHSQQLVHRTCQCIEHILKKSPTDARYPGFIDTLTSVVDVDDELVTSLIFRVNMKDSYFALLKFLARLRTLSSSYLDLLRKALSDHESTSAIGDLSKMERIDLLVVFLSAHTSPTYVLEDFVAIDHILSQVSFSVYCDESAMDYDKDGEDVERKDMLRIGVEAHQLLRTLYSGDFIKTMMDFMSKKDHDVYVINIVSSLAFLIPDQKPRLLMFMTINHYRYSWFYKRLTSTFLYKQLVSVAESKGKEYWTYTDFKTLYEQEPTPEFFWRLLFTFTEMFSYWLIISNDFESFSDDGITTENAASFVVFLKRLCLTMIFNSNQTHSTQICHDFYKVKDASIVLLNQLYLKNLRLKFMDESVWSLKKYEFRLESVLHLISDDDDEVSSDSDNNDIQVPGKDRQRSEISAKLEILKKLPFFLNFKERVQIFQRLIDQDKPKNGADMPEFFFGSPTRSTQVNARREHLLEDGFKYLGQSGPQLKHGIQVTFFNEYGQEAGVDGGGITKEFLSGVVLEGFDPNGQRRLFKETSEHQLYPNDEIFTKYYNKIDFEQQLEQLQYLRFLGNIVGKCLYDQVLIDVSFAPFFLNKWCNAKNMMKNSINDLNYLDPELFKNLVKFTKMSGPDIEDLDLNFTVNTRADGKQFKFDLVKNGEAIKVTAANRSNYIHQMANFLLNTSLHIQSKHFLQGVFAVVNSNWLKMFDFNELQMLISGSKAKLDIANWKQNVEYGGYLESESTIQYFWQVVEEMTSEEQSKLVKFVTSVSRAPLLGFQSLNPKFGIRNSGRSTDRLPTAATCVNLLKLPDYQDKEVLRQKLIYAINVDAGFDLS, encoded by the coding sequence ATGGTCAACTTCACGGGCCAGTCCCGCAAGCGTGTGGTGAACCTAGGTGACAACAGAATGACACATATGGGAGGCAACCGAACCTATTTGGAGAAAACtaaacttcaaagacaacaGCGTGAGGAACAGAGACTAAGGGAGAAGGCGGCTGTAACTTTGAAACAGTACGTGTTGCGATACCTATCACACCGCAAAGCAGCAGAGGCATACTACGAGAAGTGGTTGACGACATCAATTGGCTCACAAAGCCAGTTTGACGACTGGATAATTGGATTGAACTACTTTTGCGTGTGGAAGTTTCCTTTTGATTCGAATGAATCTATCATCACTCCTTTACTCGAAACTGTGTACAAACGAGTTGATGAATGGAAATTGTGCCGGGTGACGTCCCAGTCCCTGGTGGAAGGCTTGCTCCAACTTATCGAGGTATTGAGGACTTCTCACTCCCAGCAGTTGGTCCACCGTACCTGCCAGTGTATTGAGCATATTCTTAAAAAGTCTCCTACGGATGCTAGATACCCGGGTTTCATCGATACTCTTACCAGCGTTGTAGAtgtggatgatgagttGGTCACACTGCTCATCTTTCGCGTGAATATGAAGGATTCATACTTTGCATTGCTCAAGTTTCTAGCCAGGTTGAGGACATTGAGCTCTTCGTACTTGGACTTGCTACGAAAGGCCTTACTGGATCATGAGTCAACGAGTGCTATCGGAGACTTGAGTAAGATGGAGCGCATcgacttgttggtggtattttTGTCTGCTCATACGAGTCCTACCTACGTGTTGGAGGACTTTGTGGCCATCGACCATATCTTGAGCCAGGTGTCGTTTTCAGTTTACTGTGATGAGCTGGCTATGGACTACGACAAGGATGGAGAAGATGTCGAAAGGAAAGATATGCTCAgaattggtgttgaagctcATCAACTCTTAAGAACCCTTTATTCGGGAGACTTCATCAAGACCATGATGGATTTCATGTCCAAGAAAGACCACGATGTCTATGTGATCAACATCGTCTCTTCCCTTGCGTTCTTGATCCCTGACCAGAAACCACGACTTTTAATGTTTATGACCATCAATCATTATAGGTATTCATGGTTTTATAAGCGGTTGACTTCAACATTTCTTTACAAGCAATTGGTAAGCGTTGCAGAAAGTAAAGGTAAGGAATACTGGACATACACGGATTTCAAAACATTGTATGAACAGGAGCCTACACCCGAGTTTTTTTGGAGGCTTCTATTTACATTCACCGAGATGTTCTCATATTGGCTCATTATCtccaatgactttgaaagctTCAGCGATGATGGCATAACCACCGAGAATGCTGCAAGTTTtgtggtgtttttgaagcGTCTTTGTTTGACAATGATCTTTAACTCAAATCAAACGCATAGCACTCAGATCTGCCATGATTTCTACAAGGTTAAAGATGCATCAATCGTGTTGCTTAACCAACTttacttgaagaacctcCGCTTGAAGTTCATGGACGAAAGCGTGTGGAGTCTTAAGAAGTACGAATTCCGGTTAGAAAGTGTGTTGCATTTGATAtccgatgatgatgacgaagtCTCCAGCGACTCGGATAATAACGACATCCAGGTGCCGGGCAAGGACAGACAGCGCTCTGAAATTCTGGCGAAACtagagattttgaagaagttgccattcttcttgaacttcaaggaAAGAGTACAGATATTCCAGAGGCTTATTGACCAGGACAAACCCAAAAACGGTGCAGATATGCCCGagtttttctttggatcTCCTACCCGAAGTACTCAAGTGAATGCCAGAAGGGAACACTTGCTCGAAGATGgattcaagtacttgggcCAGTCGGGACCTCAATTGAAGCACGGAATCCAGGTGACTTTTTTCAATGAGTATGGTCAGGAGGCAGGCGTTGATGGAGGAGGTATCACCAAGGAGTTCCTAAGTGgagttgttcttgaaggatttgaTCCCAACGGCCAACGACGtcttttcaaagaaacCAGCGAGCACCAACTTTACCCGAACGACGAgatcttcaccaaataCTACAATAAAATCgactttgaacaacaactcGAGCAACTTCAGTATCTTAGGTTTCTCGGGAACATCGTGGGCAAGTGTCTTTACGACCAGGTGTTGATTGACGTTTCATTTGCACcctttttcttgaacaagtgGTGCAACGCCAAAAACATGATGAAAAATTCGATCAACGACCTCAACTACCTCGACCCcgagttgttcaagaacttggtcaagttcaccaagatGTCGGGTCCAGATATCGAGGACCtcgacttgaacttcaccGTTAACACCAGAGCTGACGGTAAACAGTTCAAgtttgatttggtcaagaacGGCGAGGCCATTAAGGTGACGGCCGCCAACCGACTGAACTACATCCACCAGAtggccaacttcttgcTCAACACGTCGCTCCATATTCAATCCAAacactttcttcaagggGTGTTTGCGGTGGTGAACTCCAACTGGCTCAAGATGTTTGACTTTAATGAGCTCCAAATGCTTATTTCTGGATCCAAGGCCAAACTTGACATCGCCAACTGGAAACAGAACGTCGAATATGGCGGGTACCTTGAAAGCGAGTCTACCATTCAATACTTCTGGcaggtggtggaagaaatGACGAGTGAAGAGCAGTCGAAGCTCGTGAAATTCGTAACATCGGTTTCAAGAGCTCCACTTTTGGGGTTCCAGTCGCTCAACCCCAAGTTTGGCATTCGGAATAGCGGCCGGTCTACTGACCGACTTCCTACGGCTGCCACCTGTGTAAACTTACTCAAGCTCCCAGATTATCAAGATAAAGAGGTGCTCCGCCAGAAGCTCATATACGCGATCAACGTGGATGCAGGATTCGATTTATCGTGA
- the pho2_1 gene encoding 4-nitrophenylphosphatase (COG:P; EggNog:ENOG503NUE7) — protein MSKPTKLDTKQHIHQLLDNYDNFLFDCDGVIWLDEVLIPGVLDTINFLQAQGKRVAFISNNSSKSRQEYVEKFDKLGFKNITIDIIYPTCYAAALTVKEELQIPAGSKVWVLGDHGIEEELRQQGYIPVGGSDPALDTEFDLDHQLLQVDPHVKAVVVGSTKKFNYMRIATTLQYLLHQNKSLPFIGTNIDRSYPGHGGLVLPAGGSVVNYMEYTANREFINVGKPSPLLLDTVLKHQGFERDRTVMVGDTLYTDIKFGNDGKLGGGNGGSLLVLSGGTKHHDLEELHTLDQSMVPSFIMDSIGELVHFIDN, from the coding sequence ATGAGCAAACCTACTAAATTGGATACCAAGCAACACATACACCAGCTTCTCGACAACTACGACAACTTCCTTTTCGACTGTGACGGAGTGATCTGGCTCGACGAGGTTCTCATCCCTGGGGTTCTCGATACCATCAACTTTCTTCAGGCTCAGGGCAAAAGGGTGGCCTTTATCAGCAACAACTCCTCCAAATCTAGACAAGAGTACGTGGAAAAGTTCGACAAACTTggtttcaagaacatcaccatcgacATCATCTACCCCACCTGCTACGCGGCGGCGCTAACCGTCAAGGAAGAACTCCAGATCCCTGCTGGATCCAAAGTATGGGTGTTGGGAGACCATGGCATAGAAGAGGAATTGCGACAACAAGGATACATTCCAGTCGGTGGCTCGGACCCTGCCCTTGACACTGAATTCGACCTCGATCACCAGCTTCTCCAGGTGGATCCTCATGTCAAAGCGGTGGTAGTCGGGTCTACCAAAAAGTTCAATTACATGAGAATTGCAACCACCTTGCAGTACTTGTTGCACCAAAACAAGTCATTGCCATTTATCGGCACCAACATCGACCGATCTTATCCTGGCCACGGTGGGTTGGTGTTACCGGCCGGAGGAAGTGTGGTTAACTACATGGAATACACCGCCAACCGGGAGTTCATCAACGTGGGAAAGCCAAGCCCCCTCTTGTTGGACACGGTGTTGAAGCACCAGGGGTTTGAGAGAGACAGAACCGTGATGGTTGGTGATACGTTGTACACAGACATCAAGTTTGGTAACGATGGTAAATTGGGTGGCGGGAACGGTGGGTCGCTTTTGGTATTATCGGGAGGAACCAAGCATCAcgacttggaagaattgCACACTCTTGACCAGTCTATGGTGCCTTCGTTTATCATGGACTCCATTGGTGAGTTAGTCCACTTTATAGATAACTAG
- a CDS encoding uncharacterized protein (COG:S; EggNog:ENOG503P4K6) translates to MDVTAEQIGAEAAPADKQPVNAHVGGGTVLPAKKSKKKVRKPQSEEEYQFQKHLFTQSGPTINTDTWLYDEQALEDLDKDKKTDRMRMLNACEKAYYDRNYPKCLELIAQAETLFGVHQHPVTTREDLDTKVKKSNRVERHITDLVHIKEKCLHKLELK, encoded by the coding sequence ATGGATGTGACAGCAGAACAAATTGGGGCGGAGGCTGCACCAGCAGACAAGCAGCCGGTGAATGCACACGTTGGCGGTGGCACAGTACTACCAGCAAAAAAACTGAAGAAAAAAGTCCGGAAGCCTCagagtgaagaagagtatCAGTTCCAAAAGCACCTCTTCACTCAATCAGGACCAACTATCAATACCGACACCTGGTTGTACGACGAACAAGCCTTGGAAGACCTTGATAAAGACAAGAAGACCGACCGGATGCGGATGTTGAATGCGTGTGAAAAGGCCTACTATGACCGGAATTATCCAAAGTGTCTTGAGCTCATCGCACAGGCCGAGACGCTTTTCGGGGTCCATCAACACCCAGTAACAACTCGAGAAGACCTCGACACAaaagtgaagaagagcaaCAGGGTTGAGCGGCACATCACTGATCTTGTCCATATCAAGGAGAAATGTTTGCACAAGCTCGAATTAAAATGA
- a CDS encoding ribonuclease P subunit p20 family protein (COG:S; EggNog:ENOG503P61C) — protein MAGSDKIKRINGKHIKHRANIHISSVVERETTFLVKSSTPFVSALKRIHKMLDKFNKTITTNTRKYQGGDYKNVKFITVKGMGKTIETTLGIANKLQNEANYRVDVLTGSVEVLDEFAPPDSSDGPPKGAIQETVFQKRMVSYVELHVWLKRE, from the coding sequence ATGGCAGGGTCCGACAAGATTAAGAGAATAAACGGCAAACATATCAAGCACCGGGCCAACATCCACATCAGCCTGGTAGTGGAGCGAGAGACCACGTTCCTCGTGAAGTCATCCACGCCGTTTGTATCGGCATTGAAGCGTATCCACAAAATGCtcgacaagttcaacaaaaccatCACTACCAACACTCGAAAATACCAGGGAGGAGACTACAAAaacgtcaagttcatcaccGTCAAAGGAATGGGAAAGACCATAGAAACAACTCTCGGCATAGCCAACAAGCTTCAGAACGAAGCCAACTATAGGGTGGATGTCTTGACTGGATCTGTCGAGGTATTGGACGAATTTGCGCCTCCAGACTCGTCAGACGGACCCCCAAAAGGTGCCATACAAGAAACGGTGTTCCAGAAGCGGATGGTAAGCTACGTGGAGCTCCATGTGTGGTTGAAGCGAGAGTAG